GCGGTGGTCGTAGGCCGGATTCTCGCCGTGACCAGCCAACTCAGGCACCGGCGCCGTCATTCCAGCGGGGTGGCGGCGGAGCTGCTGGACCACGGGGACGAGGTCGTCAAGGTCAACGTGGGGGTGCTGGTCGTGGATCGCATTCCGGCTCCGGTGCAGCCCCTTCCTCACCACACACCGCTTCAACTTCGACGGCGCCGGCTCCTTCGACTCCGTCTGTTTCTGCTTCTGCTCCTTCGACTCCGTCTGTTTCTGCTTCTGCTCCTTCGACTCCGTCTGTTTCTGCTTCTGCTCCTTCTTCGTCTTCAGTCTCTACTCCTGTCGAAGAAACGGAGCAGAAACTGACATTGGCGGCACCAGCGGCGGCTACTCTTCCGCCTTCGTCGTCGCAGGCGATGAGATTTCCGGTGAGGCCGGGATTTGGAACTGTTGGCAAAAAATGTGTTGTCAGAGCAAATCACTTTATGGTGCAACTTGCCGAGAGAGACATTCATCACTACGATGTAAGTctacttttaattttgttatttttgaagACGTTTtgctgtttttattttttattttttatttttcgtttttctcgtcaattttgattttatttaagattCTCCATTCGTGAGCGTCGAATTCGAAGGTGTCGGGgttttgttgatattttaaaaatatgtttattcttttgtttttttattttttatttttaaggttTCAATTACTCCAGAGGTGACGTCGAAAAAAATCAACAGACAAATTATTTCTCAGCTGATTAATTTATATCGGCTGACTAACTTGGGTGGACGAATACCTGCCTATGATGGTATGAAGAGCATTTACACGGCAGGGCCGCTGCCTTTTGAATCGAAGGAATTCATTATCAAGTTACCTGATAGCGATCCTCGTCCCAGCTCATCTACCAGGCCGAGGTATCTCATGCTTTTAACACGTTTGTTTCTTGAATATTGTTGATTGTGAGTTTTCTTGATTTAATGTGTCTGAGTAATTTCTTATGCAGAAAGGAGCGTCAGTTTAGGGTGGTTATCAGATTGGCATCGAAGCCTGATCTTTACACTCTACAGCAGTTCTTACGCCGAAGGCATTTTGAAGTTCCGTACGAAGTTATACAAGTTCTTGATGTTGTTCTCAGAGCAGCTCCATCAGAGAAGTATTTAACCTTAACTTTGTTAATAAAAGTTTCACTTTTTGGTACGTATGATATAGGATTTTCCATGCCCATGCCAGCATTTGCTTGTTCATGCAACTGATTTAGCATATGATTTCTGAggaacaattttattattgtctacTTTGTATCTTGAACAATTTGGGTTTTAGAATGgttaattaatgaaatgatGAACTTCTGCATCAGGCATACAGTTGTGGGGAGGTCATTTTTCTCAACTGATCTTGGACCAATGGGTCAGCTTGGTGATGGCGTTGAATATTGGCGTGGATATTTTCAGAGTCTTCGCCCAACCCAGATGGGGCTATCTCTTAATATTGGTATTTctcattatattatatataatttgatgCTGcttatcttttatattatgcaaacttgattttcctttttaggTGCAACGTTGCTACATAAATATTTGCTTTTTCTGTTGCAGATGTTTCAGCCCGCTCCTTTTATGAGCCAATTCTAGCTACTGAGTTTGTTCAGTATTATTGCAGAGACTTGTCACGTCCTCTTTCTGATCAAGTGCGTCTGAAGGTATTGTCTAGTCTTCTTTCGTGATGTCTtggttataattaatttagtatcAATTTAATGAGCTATATGTTGGGCggttaaaagttttaattgaGGGCTGCAGCACCGTAATATATTTGTGATAAGAGCCTTTTCAAAGAATGATCACAGATTTGTTAGGCAAAAAGTTCAGTAACGTCTTAGATGCTGTGTATAATTTATTGCAAGTAACTagtagtttaaaatttaaaatttcttgcAAATTTTGGATAGggtaatttcttaatttgtgGCTGAACTGGTGGGTAGTGAGTAGTGTCTGTTGTTCTTGGCCGTTGAAATCTAAATAGAATGAGCTCCCAAGTCTTAAGGGGAATAGAATGTTGATGACAGGGTTTGATGATCGATGTAGGAAACTGGTGTATAATTTGGCCTATAATTCTGATGATAAAGAAATGAGATCTTGAAATGGCGGTTTTAAAAATCTTCTGCGCATTCATTTGCAATTGTGCAGTTATCTTAATCAACTTATTATCATTCCGTTAAGTATATTATCAATCTTTTGAACTATCTgtaaaatttttagtgtcaatctATTTTGGCCACTATTTGACAACCgccctttaattattttcaaaattattgctGGGAATGGGAAAGAGACACGTGCTCAatgatattaatataattgtttaattcTTGACTTCTAGGTGAAAAAGGCATTGAAGGGAATAAAGGTAGTGCTCACGCATATGGAGTATAACAAAAGTTACAAGATCACCGGAATATCCAGTCAACCGATGAGCCAACtaatgtatgtgtgtgtgtgtaattaACTGATATACAAGTGTAAGAACATTGTCCAACTTGTGGTGATACAGTGTGATAACGTAACTTGGTGGTTTGGTTGTGTTTATGTTGGTCGATTTGTTTATGTTAGCTGATTCTTGAGTCCCCCACGCCATTCCAGAAGCATACTTTACGATGCCTGCTTTTGTCGTCATCTGAAATCCACATATGGTTAAAATTGTCTTTTGTGTTGTATTGTATGTACGATTCATGAACTGACTTGGTGGTAAACGGTTTAGCGGCTGTGcgtcaaatcaatttctcaaatATGATTTGTGATAGTAGTTGGCTTCTATGTAGTGCGATGGTGACTTGTTATTGCCTGTAACAGTGATTTATCCCTCCCTCCATGTTATAGCAGGCATTCATGGCTTATCTTCCCTTTGATTGTATTTGTTAGGTTTACTGATGACAATGCGACAAGGTTGTCAGTGGTTCAATATTTTCGTCAAAGATATAATATTGGGCTTCAATTCACGTCATTGCCTGCCCTTCTAGCTGGAAGTGAAGCGAGGCCTATTTATTTGCCAATGGAGGTTCTATGATCAAAGATTACTTTGATATTTTGTgtttggaaaataatttatttaagacttatttataaaatattttcctttacAGCTTTCTAGGATTGCCGCGGGACAGAGATATACTAAAAGATTAAATGAAAGACAAGTAACTGCTCTTTTAAGAGCTACCTGTCAGCGTCCTCGGGATCGTGAAGCAAATATACGGATGGTAGAGCATTGTTGTAATTTCTTACGTCTGTGGTGGACCTTTTTGGATGATTAATCTTGGATTTATCTACTTGTGAATAAAGAGAGTTTCTGATTCTTGCTACTGGGTGTGACATTCTTCTGCAGATGGCTAGGACAAATGCTTACAATGAAGATACTCTTGTGAACAAAGAGTTTGGAATTCAAGTGGCTGATGGTCTTACATCGGTTGATGCTCGAATCCTACCTGCTCCAATGGTAATTATGTGTCattttgttgtatttgtaACAGGATTATGGTATTTCCAATCTCCTTATGGTTAACTTTACCTC
This window of the Citrus sinensis cultivar Valencia sweet orange chromosome 8, DVS_A1.0, whole genome shotgun sequence genome carries:
- the LOC102617219 gene encoding protein argonaute 5-like — its product is MSRRGGGGRRPDSRRDQPTQAPAPSFQRGGGGAAGPRGRGRQGQRGGAGRGSHSGSGAAPSSPHTASTSTAPAPSTPSVSASAPSTPSVSASAPSTPSVSASAPSSSSVSTPVEETEQKLTLAAPAAATLPPSSSQAMRFPVRPGFGTVGKKCVVRANHFMVQLAERDIHHYDVSITPEVTSKKINRQIISQLINLYRLTNLGGRIPAYDGMKSIYTAGPLPFESKEFIIKLPDSDPRPSSSTRPRKERQFRVVIRLASKPDLYTLQQFLRRRHFEVPYEVIQVLDVVLRAAPSEKHTVVGRSFFSTDLGPMGQLGDGVEYWRGYFQSLRPTQMGLSLNIDVSARSFYEPILATEFVQYYCRDLSRPLSDQVRLKVKKALKGIKVVLTHMEYNKSYKITGISSQPMSQLMFTDDNATRLSVVQYFRQRYNIGLQFTSLPALLAGSEARPIYLPMELSRIAAGQRYTKRLNERQVTALLRATCQRPRDREANIRMMARTNAYNEDTLVNKEFGIQVADGLTSVDARILPAPMLKYHETGREASVNPGFGQWNMINKKMFNGGRVEVWTCVNFSTRLNRDVPFQFCQGLVDMCNSKGMVFNPRPVIPISSSNPNQIEKALVDVHNRTAQQGKQLQMLIIILPDVSGSYGRIKRVCETELGIVSQCCQPRQASRLNMQYFENVALKINVKVGGRNTVLVDAVQKRIPLVTDRPTIIFGADVTHPQPGEDSSPSIAAVVASMDWPEVTKYRGLVSAQAHHEEIIQDLYKSTQDPQRGLVHGGMIRELLIAFRRSTNFKPHRIIFYRDGVSEGQFSQVLLHEMNAIRQACASLEEGYAPPVTFVVVQKRHHTRLFPADHNRRDLTDRSGNILPGTVVDTQICHPTEFDFYLNSHAGIQGTSRPTHYHVLYDENRFTADGLQVLTNNLCYTYARCTRSVSIVPPAYYAHLAAFRARYYIEDETSAGGSTGGSRSTAERSLAIRPLPVIKDNVKDVMFYC